GTGAATTTCAGATACAAAAAAGCCCCGTCAAATGACGAGGCTCTTGAGTATGGTACCAGAGGCCGGACTCGAACCGGCACACCCGTTAAGGCGGGGGATTTTGAATCCCCTGTGTCTACCAATTTCACCACTCTGGCTAAATTCAGTGCCGGTATTATACGAATCCATCGAAGGGCGTCAATCAAGAAAATCAATTAAACGCAAAAACTCAATGGGTTCAGTAGTTTGCCGCTATTAGCTCGGCTCGGCCAGTGGCTTGTCGCTTTTCAGTAGGCGTTGGATCAGCAGTTTGTCGATCAGCGTGATAGCGATCAGGCTGGCGCCGACCAGGGGCACTGTGACGGCGATTACCAGCCAGATTCCCATTGCGCCTTTCCAGAGCTTTGCGGATGATGCTTTGGGGGCGTTTATGCTGAGCCTGGCACCGGCGGGGCGGCGTTTCCACCAGAGGATCAGACCGCTGATCGACAGGAAGATGCAGCCCAGGCACACCAGCACGTTCAGCACCAGGTTAGCGGTACCCCATAAGCCCATATGCAACGGCACGCCAATGGCCATGGCTTTTGCCATCAGGCCGTAATCCTCGAAGCGAATATCCATCAGGATGTTGCCGGTGTATTGATCGATGTGCACCGTGCGGTCCTGGGTCGGGGCGATGGGATCCTTGTTCATGGTGGCGGCAACAATGGTGTAAACGCCGCGCTCATCGCGGGGCAGATTCACCCGAAAGCCCTTCATACCCAGGCCGTAGGCATGTTGAACCACGCTATCGAGATTGACGGCGGAGGTAATGGCCGCTGTGCCGGCGCTGGAGCCGGATTCGGGCAGCGGCGTTTGTTCCAGGTTCCAGGGGATCTCTTCAATGACGCCGGGATTAAGGCTGGCGTGGGTTTTGGTCGAAGTGGGTATGCCGTCGTAAACCCCTATTGGGAAGCTGTTCCAGGG
The DNA window shown above is from Aestuariirhabdus haliotis and carries:
- a CDS encoding PepSY-associated TM helix domain-containing protein produces the protein MIKTAAEKSSQNTVSHQYSYAWRWHFYAGLYVIPFMLMLSITGLIMLLYKPVIAPALYGELLDVTAEDGAYAPWTEQQQVVQQAYPDATITQLSLPLNAEQSTLFTVKSAEGENINVYLNPYSAKLLGSNSKDDSLYALADEIHGTFLLGKTGDALIELAAGFTLVLILSGLYMWWPRNRQSWRQTLLPQLRLNGRGLWKSLHKSLGGWLAIALLFLAITGLSWTGIWGAKIVQPWNSFPIGVYDGIPTSTKTHASLNPGVIEEIPWNLEQTPLPESGSSAGTAAITSAVNLDSVVQHAYGLGMKGFRVNLPRDERGVYTIVAATMNKDPIAPTQDRTVHIDQYTGNILMDIRFEDYGLMAKAMAIGVPLHMGLWGTANLVLNVLVCLGCIFLSISGLILWWKRRPAGARLSINAPKASSAKLWKGAMGIWLVIAVTVPLVGASLIAITLIDKLLIQRLLKSDKPLAEPS